Genomic segment of Saccopteryx bilineata isolate mSacBil1 chromosome 9, mSacBil1_pri_phased_curated, whole genome shotgun sequence:
CAGCACATTTATTGATGCTTGTTCAAGTTCTTCAGGTCCTGTAGGCTTCTGGGTCTCACTTCTTGTGGGGGAAGGAAGCCCAGCCAAGGCAATAGAGGGTGTAGGCCGTGCCTAGGGAGGGAGGGGGGTACAGAATGAGACTCCGATCGTTTCCCCGAATCCCTTGGGCTCCTAAGCCCCTCTTCAGATTTGCCAATCACCAGTCTGGATCCCAAACCCAGTTCATGATTCAAGCTCTCTCCCCAAACTGCTCTTCTGGTGGGGAATCCCTGGTTCTTGATCCAGACAGGCCCTGAACTTTCTACCCAGCTCCTGCCTGGGTCCCTCCTGGGACAGACGCTCAAGCCCTAGGGTGCTCCCTCCCTATCTGTTAGCCTGGACTCCAGTCCCTTCCCCAAACGTGGCCAGCTCAGAATCCAATCCACTCCCTAAACTGCAGCCCAGGAACCAGCTCGCTTTCCAGCTCCTGCCCACCTCCTGCAGCTCAGGCCAGCTGGGCCCTGCACTCACCTCCCAGACACAGCGCCATGGTCAATCGGTACAGAATGTTGTCGGTTCCCCCGCCTTTCAAGTGCACCGGGAGGTCATTGTTCGCCTGATATAGGGGGTGTCCAATAAGAAAAGGGGGCTGGCTGTAGGCACCACGGTATCCCCCGCCTCCCTCAGGGTCTAACGTCCCCCGCCCTTCCCTCGCCTCTTCCCCGCTCAGCCTACCTGGAAGAGTTTCTGTTTCTCAGCCACTCGGTTCTCCATGCGGTTCCGGGCGGATGAGCTGAAGGAGCGAATCAATGCCTGGGaaacctggggggtgggggggaatggGTATTAGAGGTACCTGGAGAGGCATCTTGAAGTGGGTCCGACGGGGTATAAGGGGACGAGTCTATGCCATGAGAGCTTCCTAAAGGCAAGACCAGAATTGCCATCAGGAATGGGGTTGAGTGTCCTGTCATGAAAGGCCCAGAAGGCCCTGGCCTTATCCGGCTGCTTAGAGCCTcgcccagaagcacagaggttgccggctggatccccggtcagggcacatacaggaatagatccaatgttcctgtctctgtctctctccctcccacttgcaaaaagcaataaattaaaaaaaaaaaaaaccagaagaaGGGGGTACTCATGCCTAGAGGGTCTGGCTTGGAGGTTAGCAGCCTGTCTAGAGGGTCCTGGAAGAGGAGCGGACCCAAAAGAGAGACTCAGGTCCGCAGGAGTTTTTTAGAGTGCGGGTTTCCGGGATTAATGGGATGTGAGGCAGTCAGGTTTCCAGACAGCCTAAAAAGTCCGGGAAGAGGAAAGGGGTGTCATTCCCAGCACCTGGCTCCAAGGTGTTAAGGGGGACCCTGGACGAAGGAAAGGAGTTCAAGCCCGGGGCTTTGGGCCACGTCAGCGGTCCCCGGCTATCTGAGAAGCTCTtggatgtgggggtgggggtcccagGTTGTTGAGGAGGGAGACTCGGACCCTGAAGGGTGCTCACGTTCCAAGGCCCCAAATCCAGGGACATTTTAGGAGTCTTGTATTAGGACTAAGGCTTCCAGGTTGGGGCCCCGGCCGGCCCGTGGGGGCCCTCACCCTCATGGCCTTCATTCTGCGTCCTCCTCTTCGGCTGGAGTCACCTCCCCTCTCGGTCCAAGGACACACAGTGGCCTCCCCTCCCCGGGAATCCCAGGCCACGCCCCGGGCGCGCCACACAAGGCGGAGTCACGGGAAACCCGGCAAAGCAGGCGGCCACATTCGTCCAATCGGAAGAAGGTGACGCTCCCACCTCCCTGCGCCAAGTGGTTGAGGCATCCATCTGTTACCATTCGGAATTTCCATTGGTTTAAGCAGAAAGGAAAGCGGTACTAGGgaatatttttggtttgtttttgtgactGGGGCGAGTGTATTTTCTACTCCTACTCTCGGATCTCCTTCCACCAGGATTGGTACTGCGGAGCGAGTGAGGGCGCAGATAAAATAGGGTTCGAATTTGACCTATCTACTTACACTGAATGATTGCACCTCTGAGCCTTAGATACCATATCTGTAACGTGGgactgggttgttttgttttttttcctttttaacttgaagagaaagaaacattggtcCGTGGTTCtccttatttttgcattcattgatttttttcttgtatgtaccctgaccaggatcaacccttatctttggcatgtcaggacgatggtctaccaactgagctacccagccagggtgggaCTAAGACTTAAAGGTTTGTTGAAAGCATTAAATGAGCTCATATTAGAGCATAACTAAGTTAAAAGTTACATCGGGGCTAAAAACTTATGCAGAAACAGATAATAGctgttatttttactattttccagCAGCAAGGTtcctatataaaatatttttgtatttagtttatttaaattttatggaaaatttcaaacagaaagcagagagaaagtTATAATGAACCTCCATCTGGGACACATCATCTACTTTTAACAGTTATCACCATTGTaatgttttcctttgttcttttattgattttagagagagaaagggaggaagaaagaaacttaaatttgtgctttttttggttgattcttatatgtgccctgacctgaaattgaacccacaacctaggCATATCCaaggacactctaaccagctgagctaccctgccaaatctaaattgtttttcatatatctgccCACGCAACTCTTTTTATAttggtttaattttttcaattgacTTGAGGGagagaaaactataaatatttgtttcatttagttgtgtactcaatgATTGCTCCTGATATGTCAAGCAGCGCCCTCTGGGGTGCAGGGTggattctatccactgaaccacccagccagagccCGTATTGGTGTTTTTTAAAGCAAACCCCAATACATttcatgtttatatatgtatctcTACCAGATAgggatttaaaaaggaaaattctaACCCCTCACAATTCATGGATTGAAtcaggaattagaaaaaaaaaaatcaaaaaatttttttctgcctgaccatgtggtggcacatTAAATAGAGGTTTGgcctgagacgcagaggacccaggttcaaaatcccgaggtcgctggcttgagcaccgactcatctggcttgagcgtgggctcaccagcttgagcatgggtgtcggcttgagcatgggatcatagacatgacccatgatcgttggcttgaacaaggggtcactggctctgctggaggttGCCCCCCacttctgtcaaggcacatatgagaaagcaatcaatgaacgactaagatgtggcaacaaagaattgatgcttctcatctttctcccctcccgtccattcctgtttctctctttctttctctcaaaaaaaagtttctgcttggctgaggtggtgcagtggatacagccccgatctagaatactgaggtcgctggttggaaactctgggcttgcacatacaataagcaaccaatgagcagcTAGAGTGAAGTAACTACTTCTCATACCccctccctgtaaaatcaataaataaatctttttataaaattttttaaaaatttattttagagaagagagacagagaatggggggaggagcaggaagcatctactcccatatgtgccttgaccaggcaagcccagagttttgaaccggcgacctcggcattccaggttgacgcttgatccactgtgccagcacaggtcaggctataaaaaaaatttaattgattttagcaagaggagaaggggggggggggacatagatctactcctgtatgtgccctgactggtgattgaaccagcaacctctgtgctttaggatgatgctctaaccaactgagctatccagcaagggcaataagtaaaatattttattatattttattttactttattttattttatttttcttacatgagaagtggggagacagactcctgcatgggccccgaccaggatccacctggcaagtcccctacggggcaatgctctgcccatctggggccgttgctccattgctcagcccGGGttactttagcgcctgaggcaaggccatggagccatcctcagcacctggggccgctCCAACAGAGCCCTGACTGCacgagaggaagaaagagatagagagtgaagggagagggggaggagtgggtaagcagatggccgcttctcctgtgtgccctgactgggaattaaacctgggacatccacatgctgggccaatgctctaccgctgagccaactggccagggcaataaataaaatcttaatttttttttttttttttttactggcagagtagctcagctggttagtttcctccctatatgccaaggttgtgggattAATCCCTTCAGGGCACAGAccagaatcaatcagtgaatgcatggataaatggaacaaccaatcaatgtttctctctaaaattaattttggccctggctggttggctcagcggcagagcgtcagcctggcgtgcgggggacccgggttcgattcccggccagggcacataggagaagcgcccatttgcttctccacccccactccctccttcctctctgtctctctccccccccacccccccccgcagtcaaggctccattggagcagagatggcccgagcgctggggatggctccttggcctctgccccaggcgctagagtggctctggtctcggcagagtgaccccccggaggggcagagcatcgccccctggtgggcagagcgtcgcccctggtgggcgtgccaggtggatcccggtcaggcacatgcgggagtctgtctgactgtctccccgtttccagcttcagagaaatacaaaataaataaataaataaataaataaaattaatttaaaaaattttaatgttaagaacaatttttttctattgattagtGGTACCATGggtgaattttaaataaagtttgtgAATTAAACAATTTTGATGATGGTGCAATTATGATGTAACAATGTTTTAGGAACTACATGCTGAAGTATTGGGAAGAAAACGGTATCATATCTGTAACTTAGTGTAAAATGATTAAGAAACAAGTTATATATTTCTATCTGATTCTAATTCTAGCTGATTCTGATGTGCGGCCAGGGTTGAGCACAGTTGTAGCAGCCAACGATAATCCTGGCCTAGTTTAAAGGGTTTTAACAATCTTCCCTTagccaaatatactgctcaaaaaattcgGGGATatcttatagcttcatattcatttttgaaacatcctctaatttttgtgagcagtgtagctcAATCGGTCAGACCATCGTCTGGATACACAAAAGTTGTAGGGTTGATCCCCGATCatgacacatacaagaacagatggatgtttgtctctctcttctgctacctacctctaaaatcaattaataaaaaattttaaaatgttttaacattCTCTTTCAAAAAGGACTTAGAACAATTCccttaacattttcaaaatatgtttgtaaatTGAATATATTAGGATTTTCCATTTATGAACTATAGTAGGCAAAGTTATCAGAAGAGTCCTTCCTCAATACTTAATATAAGTTTTACAAATCTAAAATGATaaactggagagaaaaaaaaaggaaaaaatttgtcaaaataacaaaaaagggaaaaaataaagaaaatgataaaattataaacGTGGcaaatcttatatatatatttttttaattttttctttattcattttagacaggagagggagagacagagagagagaaggggggaggagctggaagcatcaactcccatatgtgccttgaccaggcaagcccagggtttcgaaccagaaacctcagcatttccaggtcgacgctttatccactgcgccaccataggtcaggcgcaaatcttatattttatttgttccaatAGTGTACATAAATAATAAGATTTCAGCTAACAGTAAGTTTTAATCACTAAATGGATTCCacattttaaattggaattataCAATTTAACTTATTTGAAAACaccaatttatattttatcttacaaatacttaaatacaaaatattcagaTTCAGATTTCTTAATACATCAAAAGTTAACATCATGATTTTGACTGTCTTAAATATTTCcttattgcctgaccagatgatggcacagtggataaagcatcaacctgggactgtgaagacccaggttcaaaatccttgggtcactagtttgagccccaaatcactggcttgagcaagaggtcactggctcagctggagccctccgatcaaggcacatatgagaaagcaatcaatgaacaactgaggtgctgcaacaaaagaattgatgcttctcatttctctcccttcctgactctgactctctctctaaatatatatatatatatatatatatatatatatatatatagcctgaccaggcggtgatgcagtggatagagcatcggactgggacatggaggacccaggttcaaaaccctagggttgccgacttgagcacaggctcatctggtttgagcaaggctcaccagcttgagcccaaggtcgctggcttgagcaaggggtcacttggtctgctgtagccctctagtcaaggcacatatgggaaagcaatcaatgaacaactaaggtgctgtaacgaagaactgatgcttctcatctctgtcccttctctctctctctctctctctctcacaatgtaagatgctcagtgtcacacCACCAATTACCaggaaaatgcatattaaaaccacaatgagataaccacTACATGCCTAATGAatggacaaaattaaaaagactgaccataccaaatgttggtgaggatgtggaacaacTGTAACTTTCACACACTGTTGATGAAAAAGCAAAATGGTATACCCACTGTAGAGGTAGGTCTGGGTCCAATCAAGAAGTAGAAATCACCTACTGCGTTAAACAAGGAAGTGTAGtataaagaattatttattaaCTGTGATAAAAGAGTAACTATAAGATATAAGGAAACTTTATATGGTAACTATAAGGCTGGTGGCCGCAGCCATTGCCACACAGATGcaagttcccattggattcaggcagacggttaaagaactgtggagccagagagtGGTggaccattccgtttattagagtcttgtatAGGCGGACCcgcaaacaggcagagaagaccgcttccctctcagggctcccaaagccccgactcattctccagactctggggctcacaggcccccaccagccttagcacttctttctctctctctctgcctctacacTCTGGTTCCACAGCCCAGACTTCTTCCTCCTGGACTCTCTGCTCtctcagcaaaacaggctgggggcaaAAATTCCTGCTCTaggaaacaatagcaaacaatcacccGTCCCTAAaagggcaggcaatccacaattggcagtctgctgccctgagggcaagcatacacagcctttcatagactataagaacatggcactgccccaatacaagcaagcaaccgaaaaaacaaacaaaacacttgtttacccaacagtacCCTAAGGTTGAAAGAAGGtaccaaaggaaggagaaattggGAAGGGGTTGAAATCTGTTAGAGAAGATGTGGTTTGGCA
This window contains:
- the COX7A1 gene encoding cytochrome c oxidase subunit 7A1, mitochondrial isoform X1, which translates into the protein MSLDLGPWNVSQALIRSFSSSARNRMENRVAEKQKLFQANNDLPVHLKGGGTDNILYRLTMALCLGGTAYTLYCLGWASFPHKK
- the COX7A1 gene encoding cytochrome c oxidase subunit 7A1, mitochondrial isoform X2: MKAMRVSQALIRSFSSSARNRMENRVAEKQKLFQANNDLPVHLKGGGTDNILYRLTMALCLGGTAYTLYCLGWASFPHKK